One window of the Eucalyptus grandis isolate ANBG69807.140 chromosome 6, ASM1654582v1, whole genome shotgun sequence genome contains the following:
- the LOC104450820 gene encoding tryptophan aminotransferase-related protein 3 codes for MARPEGSIFKLCFLCSLIANLFFGVNLYLGRRGVGVEVEQRRGERPRPELERRAAAEAESAAARECSGHGRAFLDGAVADGRPACECNTCYGGPDCSLFLPSCSANADGGDPLFLEPFWKQHAESSAVVVAGWHRMSYSFSDQTTLSQELESLLRKLHSQVGNAITDDKYILFGAGSTQLLNAAVHALSHLNSSFPASAVASIPYYALYQMQTEFFDSADCSFQGDPARWKNATNTTGDIIEFVTAPNNPNGQLNEAILHGPNVKTIHDRAYYWPHFTGIPSPADEDLTIFTISKLTGHAGSRFGWAFIRNEEVYQRMNMYLQLNMMGVSRDTQLRAMKLLKVIIEDGGREIFEFGYKTMTKRWDRLRKTLSMSNRFSLQKVPPENCTYFQKVREPTPAYAWVKCEREEDKNCIEILNAAKILGRGGSIFHDDDRYARLSLIRSDDDFDMLISRLESLVSKEDGAKIM; via the exons ATGGCCAGACCAGAGGGCTCGATCTTTAAGCTGTGCTTCCTGTGTTCCTTGATCGCGAATCTCTTCTTCGGGGTGAATCTCTACCTGGGTCGCCGTGGCGTGGGGGTGGAAGTGGAGCAGCGACGAGGTGAACGTCCAAGGCCTGAGCTGGagcggagggcggcggcggaggccgAGTCGGCGGCGGCGCGGGAGTGCTCGGGCCACGGGAGGGCGTTCCTCGACGGGGCGGTCGCCGACGGGAGGCCGGCCTGCGAGTGCAACACGTGCTACGGCGGTCCGGACTGCTCCCTCTTCTTGCCCTCTTGCTCTGCCAATGCCGACGG GGGAGATCCATTGTTCTTGGAGCCATTCTGGAAGCAGCATGCAGAGAGCAGTGCAGTAGTGGTGGCGGGTTGGCACAGGATGAGCTACTCCTTCAGTGACCAGACCACCTTGTCCCAAGAACTTGAGTCTCTCCTCAGGAAGCTGCACTCCCAGGTTGGGAATGCCATCACAGACGACAAATACATTTTGTTTGGTGCTGGCTCTACCCAACTCCTCAATGCTGCTGTCCATGCTCTCTCTCATCTCAACTCTTCATTTCCTGCTTCAGCTGTTGCCTCAATCCCCTATTATGCG cTTTATCAAATGCAAACAGAGTTCTTCGACTCAGCAGACTGCAGCTTTCAGGGAGACCCGGCACGTTGGAAGAACGCAACCAACACCACTGGAGACATCATCGAGTTCGTGACTGCACCGAACAATCCCAATGGACAGTTGAATGAGGCCATTCTCCATGGCCCTAATGTTAAAACTATTCACGACCGCGCTTATTACTGGCCACATTTCACAGGGATTCCTTCCCCAGCAGACGAGGACCTCACTATCTTCACTATCTCTAAGCTCACTGGTCATGCCGGTAGCAGATTCGG ATGGGCATTCATAAGGAACGAAGAGGTGTACCAAAGGATGAACATGTACCTGCAATTGAACATGATGGGCGTCTCGAGGGACACTCAGTTAAGAGCTATGAAGCTTCTGAAAGTAATCATCGAAGATGGGGGCAGGGAAATATTTGAGTTCGGATACAAAACCATGACCAAACGTTGGGACAGACTGAGGAAGACATTGTCCATGTCAAACAGATTCTCTCTCCAGAAAGTACCACCTGAAAACTGCACCTATTTCCAGAAAGTTAGGGAACCAACTCCAG CTTATGCATGGGTGAAATGTGAGAGGGAGGAAGACAAGAACTGCATTGAGATCCTAAATGCGGCCAAAATCCTTGGTAGAGGAGGGAGCATCTTCCATGACGACGATAGGTACGCAAGGCTCAGCCTCATTAGGAGCGACGACGATTTTGACATGCTGATAAGCCGATTAGAGAGCCTAGTCTCCAAGGAAGATGGAGCCAAAATCATGTAa